In Mycolicibacterium lutetiense, the sequence ATACCGTCGACCAGCGAGTGCCGGGTGCCGTACTTGTTGTCGAACTTGCTCTTGGTGACCGAGTCGTTGACGTTGATCGCCGGGAACGCCAGCTCACCCGCGGCGGCGAACTGGTAGAGCCGCAGCACGCCGGTGGTGGTCTCCTCGGTGACACCCTGGACCGACGCGGCGATCTTGCTCCACTTGTCCTTCTCGGTCTCAAAGCGCTTGCGCACCAGAGCCAGGAAGACCTTCCACTCGGCCGAGTCGTCTTCCTCGGCAGGCGGCACCACACCGGCCTTCTCGTACTCGGCGCCGCGCAGCACGAGCATGGTGGCGTCGCCACCGTCGTCGAGGATCATGTTCGCCGGCTCACCCTCCCAGGTGAGCATCTGCTCGGCGGCCCACCAGTACTCCTCCAGCGTCTCGCCCTTCCAGGCGAAGACCGGGGTGCCCTTGGGCTCCTCGGGGGTGCCGTGCGGGCCGACGACGACGGCCGCGGCGGCATGGTCCTGGGTGGAGAAGATGTTGCAGGAGGCCCAGCGGACCTCTGCGCCGAGTTCAACCAGCGTCTCGATCAGCACGGCGGTCTGCACGGTCATGTGCAGCGAGCCGGAGATGCGGGCGCCCTTGAGCGGCTGCACGTCGTGGTACTCGCGACGCAGCACCATCAGGCCGGGCATCTCGTGCTCGGCCAGGCGGATCTCCTTGCGGCCGAACTCGGCCAGCGACAGGTCGGCGACCTTGAAGTCGATGCCGTTACGGATGTCGGCCTTCAACTCAGTCATGTAGAGCCCTCTTTCAGTCGTGAATGCTTGCAAGCGCACGGGTGCGCCGCCAACAAGCGACGCCACATGCTGATACCTCTAGCCTGCGGGCTCGCGGGACAGGCGCTGCGGGTTTTGACAACGGCGGCGCTCTGACAGCTAAGTGGTATCTATGACACCGTAGCGCTCGGCGAACGGCGTCATGAGTCGGGCCAGGTCACCGGCCACATCGTGGTCCGCCTCGGGCGGCATCGAGACGTAGCTCATCGCCAGCCGCACGATCGCCCGGGCCAGTACGCCGGCGTCCTGATCGCTGGCCTTCATCCAACTGTTCTGAAAGGTTCCGGTCAGCCGCGCCGAACATCGGCTGATGATGGGCCCACTGCCCGTGGTGATGATCTGCAGCAGGTCAGGTTTGGAGGCACCGGTAAGCAGCGAGATCACCAGCGGATCAGCGGCCGACTCGAGGAAGAACGCCCGGAAGCCCTCCAGGAACGCCGCATGCACCTCGCCGACGTTGTTGTTGATCGCCTCGTCGACCGCGTCGACGAGGCGATCCGCCAGGCGCATGGCGTATCCCTCGGCCAGGCCCTGGCGCGAACCGAACTCGTTGTAGATCGTCTGGCGGCTGATCCCGGCGACCTGGGCCACGTGCGAGAGCGTGATGGCCGACCAGTCGCGGGTCAACAGCAGCTCCCGCATGCCGTCGAGAATCGAATCGCGCAGCAACACCCTGGAAGCCTCCGCATACGGGATGCGCTGCTTTTCTCGCGGCCGGCTCACACGGGCGACAATATCGCTTTCCGGGCGGGTTTCGAGCGCGTCGCTCGAAGCGGTCAAGGCCGTGCGACCTCGACCATCTCGAAATCGGTCTTCGCCGCGCCGCAATCAGGGCAGCTCCAGTCCTGCGGGATGTCGTCCCATCGGGTGCCCGGGGCGATGCCGTCCTCGGGCCAGCCTTTGGCCTCGTCGTACTCGAATCCGCACTGCACGCAGATGAAGAGCTTGTACGCCTCGTCGCTCATGTCGGAACTCCTATCGGCTCGAAATCGATCTTCTCCCGCACCGCGCAGTCAGGGCAGCACCAGTCCTCTGGTACCTGGTCCCACGACGTTCCCGCTGGGAAGCCTTCGCGCGGAGCACCTTTGACCTCATCGTAGATATAGCCGCACCCGGGGCATTCGTAGGCGCTCATGCTCGAGCCGTTCCGTACTTCGCCAACACCTTCGCCCGCAGCCGCGGCTGGATGTTCACCTTGGTGATGTCACCGTCGTAGTGCTCCAGCACCCGGTGGTCCATCACCTTGCGCCACAACGGCGGTAGGTAGGTGAGCCCGATCAGCGACGCGTATCCGCTGGGCAGGTTCGGCGAGCCGTCGATGCTGCGCAGGGTCTGGTATCGGCGGGTGGGGTTGGCGTGGTGATCGCTGTGCCGCTGCAGGTGATAGAGGAACAGGTTGGTCACGATGTGGTCGGAGTTCCAGCTGTGCACCGGCGCGCACCGCTCGTAGCGTCCGCTGGAGGTCTTCTGCCGCAGCAGTCCGTAGTGCTCGAGGTAGTTCACCGATTCCAGCAGGCTGAATCCGTAGATGGCCTGGATCACCATGAACGGAACGACGCCGACGCCGAAGATCGCGATCAGCGCACCCCAGAACACCACCGAGATGGCCCACGCGTTGAGTACGTCGTTGGACCAGTGCCAGGGCGACTTGTCCTGCCGGCGCAACCGCTGGGCCTCCAGCTCCCAGGATGAACGCAGACTTCCGAACACGCTGCGCGGCAGGAATTCCCAGAATGTTTCGCCGAAGCGGGCCGACGCGGGATCCTCCGGGGTGGCGACGCGGACGTGGTGGCCGCGGTTGTGCTCGATGTAGAAGTGGCCGTACCAGGTCTGGGCCAGAGTGATCTTGGACAGCCAGCGCTCCAGCGACTCACGCTTGTGCCCCATCTCGTGGGCGGTGTTGATACCCACTCCACCGAGCACACCGACCGACAGGGCGATACCGATCTTGGCCGGCCAGCCCAGCCCGCCGTCGAAGCCCAGCCAGCTCAGGTCCGACGCGGTGAACAGGTAGGCGCCCATGACCACACTGGCGTACTGGAACGGGATGTAGATGTAGGTGCAGTACCGGTAGTACTTGTCGTTCTCCAGCTGCTCCATCAACTCGTCGGGCGGGTTCTGGCCGTCGGGACCGAAATTCAGGTCCAGCAGCGGCAGCAAGACGTAGAGCAGGATCGGGCCGATCCAGAGCGGCACCTGCGCGGCCACGTGCCAACCGGCCTGATTGAGCCCCCACACCAGGGGCAGCATCACGAATATCGCCGTCGGGGGAATCAGCCCCATCAGCCACAGATGCCGCTTCTTGTCCCGCCATTGCGCGACGTCTGCGACGTCCGGTCCGTTCGAGAGTTCCGCCACCACGATGAGTCTCCTTATGTGAGAGCTGTCACTGCAATGACTTGACTATATGCGTCACCGTGTCGCCTGTCTAGACATTTGATAGCTATTTGTAAACCAGCAAGGGTGCGCAGAATCGCCATCGGTCAAAACCAGGTTTCCGCTACGAGAGCGGCTGCATCTCTCCCGCCGACCGGCTGCCCAGCACGGAATGCCTCCGGCCGTAGGCGGCGTACACCACCACGCCGATCGCCATCCAGAGCAGGAACCGGATCCAGGTCAGCCCCGTCAGATTCAGCATCAGCCACAGGCACGCCAGGATCGCGGCGATCGGCAACACCGGCACCCACGGCACGCGGAATCCCCGCGGCAGGTCAGGCCGGGTCCGCCGCAGCACGATCACCCCGGCCGACACCAGCACGAAGGCGAACAACGTGCCGATGTTGACCATCTCCTCCAGCCGGCCCATCGGGAACACCGAGGCCGCGATCGCCACCAGCACGCCGACGATCACGGTGATCCGGACCGGTGTGCCACGGCTGCCGGTGACGGCGAGCCGCCGCGGCAGCAGACCATCACGTGACATCGCGAACAGCACCCGGGTCTGCCCCAGCATCAACACGATCACCACCGTGGTGAGCCCC encodes:
- the ahcY gene encoding adenosylhomocysteinase; protein product: MTELKADIRNGIDFKVADLSLAEFGRKEIRLAEHEMPGLMVLRREYHDVQPLKGARISGSLHMTVQTAVLIETLVELGAEVRWASCNIFSTQDHAAAAVVVGPHGTPEEPKGTPVFAWKGETLEEYWWAAEQMLTWEGEPANMILDDGGDATMLVLRGAEYEKAGVVPPAEEDDSAEWKVFLALVRKRFETEKDKWSKIAASVQGVTEETTTGVLRLYQFAAAGELAFPAINVNDSVTKSKFDNKYGTRHSLVDGINRGTDALIGGKKVLICGYGDVGKGCAESLAGQGARVQVTEIDPINALQALMDGYDVVTVEEAIGNADIVVTATGNFDIILLEHMKAMKDHAILGNIGHFDNEIDMAALERSGAVRLNIKPQVDQWTFGDSGKSIIVLSEGRLLNLGNATGHPSFVMSNSFSNQVIAQIELWTKNDEYDNEVYRLAKHLDEKVARIHVEALGGALTKLTKEQAEYIGVDVDGPYKPEHYRY
- the alkX gene encoding TetR family transcriptional regulator AlkX translates to MSRPREKQRIPYAEASRVLLRDSILDGMRELLLTRDWSAITLSHVAQVAGISRQTIYNEFGSRQGLAEGYAMRLADRLVDAVDEAINNNVGEVHAAFLEGFRAFFLESAADPLVISLLTGASKPDLLQIITTGSGPIISRCSARLTGTFQNSWMKASDQDAGVLARAIVRLAMSYVSMPPEADHDVAGDLARLMTPFAERYGVIDTT
- a CDS encoding rubredoxin translates to MSDEAYKLFICVQCGFEYDEAKGWPEDGIAPGTRWDDIPQDWSCPDCGAAKTDFEMVEVARP
- a CDS encoding rubredoxin; its protein translation is MSAYECPGCGYIYDEVKGAPREGFPAGTSWDQVPEDWCCPDCAVREKIDFEPIGVPT
- a CDS encoding alkane 1-monooxygenase; translation: MGLIPPTAIFVMLPLVWGLNQAGWHVAAQVPLWIGPILLYVLLPLLDLNFGPDGQNPPDELMEQLENDKYYRYCTYIYIPFQYASVVMGAYLFTASDLSWLGFDGGLGWPAKIGIALSVGVLGGVGINTAHEMGHKRESLERWLSKITLAQTWYGHFYIEHNRGHHVRVATPEDPASARFGETFWEFLPRSVFGSLRSSWELEAQRLRRQDKSPWHWSNDVLNAWAISVVFWGALIAIFGVGVVPFMVIQAIYGFSLLESVNYLEHYGLLRQKTSSGRYERCAPVHSWNSDHIVTNLFLYHLQRHSDHHANPTRRYQTLRSIDGSPNLPSGYASLIGLTYLPPLWRKVMDHRVLEHYDGDITKVNIQPRLRAKVLAKYGTARA